A single Ignisphaera cupida DNA region contains:
- a CDS encoding BMP family ABC transporter substrate-binding protein, producing MAKTVYGIAIALLVIGIVAGYFIGYYATPKVAAPPQTVTVTAPGAYQTVTMTYTQTVTSAVGVATYTPPAKVKAAFVYVGPVGDYGWSYMHDIGRRVVAELYKDWLETTYVENVQAAQSPAVIDDLVRKGYTVIFTTSFDFMDQTLEKAKEYPNVMFFHCSGYKRAPNMGTYFADLYQIYYLNGLMAGALTKTGKIGYVAAHTIPEVVRHINAFAIGAKEVGEQLGKNITVYVIEIGAWYDPDKAKAAAETLVKQFNVDVLAFTEDSTAIVEYAESLYKQGKEVYVFSHYSPMYEWGPDVVVSGQLVRWEVIYADILAKVKAGIYRPGNLENVDYWYLLNTGAVDLGAHVYPNGTVMRINPKFIPILKNIMVKDVRTGEAMSVYDLVMKRYNEMREAPILESLQGTALTHELESLASVSTGSSHVPAATIAPVFDPFTGPLKGYCIASYSRFCSGKAAGSEVSVKPGERLTHDDLWNMDWFVSWVAFQGKMG from the coding sequence ATGGCTAAAACAGTTTATGGAATAGCAATTGCGTTGCTTGTAATTGGAATAGTTGCAGGCTATTTTATAGGGTATTATGCAACTCCAAAAGTAGCTGCTCCTCCACAAACTGTAACAGTAACTGCTCCAGGAGCTTATCAAACAGTAACAATGACATATACTCAGACAGTGACATCTGCTGTTGGTGTTGCTACATATACTCCTCCTGCTAAGGTGAAAGCTGCTTTTGTTTATGTTGGACCTGTTGGTGATTATGGTTGGAGCTATATGCATGATATTGGTAGAAGGGTTGTTGCTGAGCTTTACAAGGACTGGCTTGAAACAACGTATGTTGAGAATGTTCAGGCAGCTCAATCTCCTGCTGTAATAGATGATCTTGTTAGAAAAGGCTATACAGTGATATTTACAACAAGTTTTGATTTCATGGATCAAACACTTGAGAAGGCTAAGGAATATCCAAATGTTATGTTCTTTCACTGCTCTGGATATAAAAGAGCACCTAACATGGGAACATACTTTGCTGATTTGTATCAAATATACTATTTGAATGGGCTAATGGCTGGTGCACTAACAAAAACTGGGAAAATAGGCTATGTAGCTGCACACACAATTCCAGAGGTTGTTAGACACATAAATGCTTTTGCCATAGGTGCTAAGGAGGTTGGTGAGCAGCTAGGCAAGAACATAACTGTTTACGTTATTGAAATTGGTGCTTGGTATGATCCAGACAAGGCAAAGGCAGCTGCTGAAACACTTGTTAAGCAATTCAATGTTGATGTGCTTGCATTTACAGAGGATTCAACAGCTATTGTTGAATATGCTGAAAGTCTCTATAAACAAGGCAAGGAGGTGTATGTGTTTAGCCACTACAGCCCAATGTATGAATGGGGACCAGATGTTGTTGTTAGTGGACAGCTTGTTAGATGGGAGGTTATATATGCAGACATATTGGCTAAAGTGAAAGCAGGTATCTATAGACCAGGTAATCTCGAAAATGTTGATTATTGGTATTTGCTTAACACAGGTGCTGTTGATCTTGGAGCACATGTTTATCCAAATGGAACTGTTATGAGAATTAATCCAAAGTTCATTCCAATACTCAAAAACATCATGGTTAAAGATGTTAGAACAGGTGAAGCTATGAGCGTCTATGACCTTGTTATGAAGAGATACAACGAGATGAGAGAAGCACCAATTCTTGAATCTCTACAAGGAACTGCCTTGACACATGAGCTAGAGTCTTTAGCAAGTGTATCAACAGGCTCTAGCCACGTACCAGCAGCCACAATAGCACCTGTTTTCGACCCATTCACAGGACCTCTAAAAGGCTACTGCATAGCTTCATACTCAAGATTCTGCAGTGGAAAAGCTGCTGGAAGCGAGGTTAGTGTGAAACCTGGTGAGAGACTAACACATGATGATTTGTGGAACATGGACTGGTTTGTTTCATGGGTTGCTTTCCAGGGCAAGATGGGTTGA
- a CDS encoding ASKHA domain-containing protein, translated as MSNTSKIYVKNLGKFVTGVYGKSFLDVLREAGVSIRADCGGIGECGKCRIVIEKGFSSPLTESEKRFLSIDEISKGFRLACQAKVIDGEYIVSIPQESILQRYRSADVGFEKEVALKPLVKKVFIVTNPASLEDVRSDLDRVLDEVFKKVSLGDVDVDAYVAKIVPNALRLGRWSATVVFWKNKILTIEPGDTSNRVYGVAVDIGTSKVVAHLVDLVSGETVAVESMPNPQASYGADIISRISYAIKDGSNLEKLQKLVISAVNILIDRMVSRTGVDKSNIYEVVVAGNTAMHHLFLGIDPRYLGLSPYVPAVRRGVYAFAKEIGININERGVVYALPVVAGYVGSDALADAIAVDLDNCDAPCLLIDIGTNSEILLNTGREILACSTPAGPAFEGATIEFGMRAVAGAIDQVFIYFDKSIGDYNVRYSVVGNAKPVGICGSALIDAIANLYKNGLIDSRGRFKNNVNSKRIVVENNRKKFVIAWASETGINKNITIDGRDINEFLLAKAAVAAGINVLLKHANITAENLSKIFVAGSFGTHINIENAITTGLLPKTDTRKYIFVGNTAISGAKMALKSSDVREKFEELAKKIKYIELTIHPLFKQEFINSLQLPPNHT; from the coding sequence ATGAGCAACACTTCAAAGATATATGTAAAAAACCTTGGCAAATTTGTTACAGGTGTATATGGAAAGAGTTTTCTAGATGTTTTGAGAGAAGCTGGAGTTTCCATAAGAGCTGATTGTGGTGGTATTGGCGAGTGTGGAAAGTGTAGAATTGTTATTGAAAAGGGCTTTTCATCTCCATTAACAGAATCTGAGAAAAGGTTTTTGTCTATTGATGAGATTTCGAAGGGGTTTAGACTTGCTTGCCAAGCAAAAGTTATTGATGGCGAGTATATTGTTTCTATTCCTCAGGAAAGCATTTTGCAAAGATATAGATCAGCTGATGTTGGTTTTGAGAAGGAGGTTGCTTTAAAGCCTCTTGTTAAAAAGGTTTTTATTGTTACAAACCCTGCTTCTCTTGAGGATGTTAGATCTGATCTTGACAGGGTATTGGATGAGGTTTTCAAGAAGGTTTCTCTAGGTGATGTGGATGTTGATGCATATGTCGCTAAAATAGTTCCAAATGCTTTGAGGCTTGGCAGATGGTCTGCAACAGTTGTTTTTTGGAAAAACAAGATACTCACCATAGAACCTGGAGATACAAGCAACAGAGTTTATGGAGTTGCTGTTGATATTGGAACATCCAAGGTTGTGGCACATCTAGTTGATTTGGTTAGTGGTGAAACAGTTGCTGTAGAGTCTATGCCAAATCCCCAGGCTAGCTATGGAGCAGACATAATATCTAGAATATCATATGCCATAAAGGATGGAAGTAATTTGGAGAAGCTTCAAAAGCTTGTTATATCAGCAGTAAACATTTTGATAGATAGAATGGTTTCTAGAACAGGAGTAGACAAGAGCAATATATACGAAGTTGTTGTTGCAGGTAATACAGCTATGCACCACCTGTTTCTAGGTATAGACCCCAGGTATCTTGGTCTTTCACCATATGTTCCAGCAGTTAGAAGAGGTGTTTATGCATTTGCAAAGGAAATTGGTATTAACATAAATGAGAGAGGGGTTGTATATGCATTACCAGTTGTAGCTGGTTATGTTGGATCAGATGCATTGGCAGATGCAATAGCTGTTGATTTGGATAATTGTGATGCTCCATGTCTCTTAATAGACATTGGAACAAATAGCGAAATACTTCTAAATACAGGTAGAGAGATATTGGCTTGCTCAACACCAGCTGGACCAGCATTCGAGGGTGCAACTATAGAGTTTGGAATGAGGGCTGTTGCAGGAGCTATAGACCAGGTCTTCATATACTTCGACAAATCAATTGGCGATTACAACGTTAGATACAGTGTTGTTGGAAACGCAAAACCAGTTGGTATATGTGGTTCAGCACTAATAGATGCTATTGCCAATCTCTACAAAAATGGATTGATAGATAGCAGAGGAAGATTCAAAAACAATGTCAACTCAAAGAGAATTGTTGTTGAGAACAATAGAAAGAAGTTTGTTATTGCATGGGCAAGCGAAACAGGAATAAACAAAAACATAACAATAGATGGTAGAGACATAAACGAGTTTCTACTAGCAAAAGCAGCTGTAGCTGCAGGCATAAACGTTTTGCTAAAACATGCTAACATAACAGCTGAAAATCTTTCAAAAATCTTTGTAGCAGGCTCCTTCGGAACACACATAAACATTGAAAACGCAATAACAACAGGACTACTACCAAAAACAGATACAAGAAAATACATATTCGTTGGAAACACGGCCATAAGTGGAGCAAAAATGGCTCTAAAATCAAGTGATGTAAGAGAAAAATTCGAGGAGCTAGCCAAAAAAATAAAGTACATAGAACTAACAATACACCCACTATTCAAACAAGAATTCATCAACTCACTCCAACTACCTCCAAACCACACTTAA
- a CDS encoding thymidylate synthase, giving the protein MSVVFVYAKSLPEAWEKSLVELAKNGVVIDTEYNEKSIDAPAFIVVEEPFSEPRIHLKGIVAGSLKGLLEYVDEVVKGVHDHLVEKFGYTYHERLFSYRLPNGVIVNQIEKVIEKLKKVPYTRRAQAITWQPWKDLETEHPPCLQRMWFRVVNNKLVMHVHMRSNDALKAAYMNMYAFTELQKYVAESIGVDVGRYIHVADSYHVYERDWKWFNAFVEQIERGETRSRWKSTAEYMKMIQLLKQ; this is encoded by the coding sequence ATGTCTGTTGTTTTCGTATATGCCAAGAGTCTTCCAGAGGCTTGGGAGAAAAGTCTTGTTGAGCTTGCAAAAAATGGTGTTGTAATTGATACTGAATACAATGAGAAGTCTATTGATGCACCAGCATTTATAGTTGTTGAAGAGCCTTTCTCAGAGCCGAGAATACATTTAAAGGGTATCGTAGCTGGTTCTTTGAAGGGTCTTCTAGAATATGTTGATGAGGTTGTTAAAGGTGTTCACGATCACCTAGTTGAAAAATTTGGCTATACCTATCACGAGAGGTTGTTTAGCTATAGACTTCCAAATGGTGTTATTGTTAATCAGATTGAGAAAGTTATTGAGAAGTTGAAGAAGGTTCCATATACAAGAAGAGCACAGGCAATAACTTGGCAACCTTGGAAAGATTTAGAAACAGAGCATCCACCATGCTTACAGAGAATGTGGTTTAGAGTTGTGAACAATAAGCTTGTTATGCATGTTCATATGAGAAGCAACGATGCTTTGAAAGCAGCTTACATGAACATGTATGCATTTACAGAGCTTCAGAAGTATGTTGCTGAAAGCATTGGTGTTGATGTTGGTAGGTATATACATGTTGCAGATTCTTATCATGTTTATGAAAGAGACTGGAAATGGTTTAACGCATTTGTTGAGCAAATTGAAAGAGGTGAAACTAGAAGCAGGTGGAAATCAACAGCTGAGTACATGAAAATGATTCAATTGTTGAAACAATAG
- a CDS encoding sodium:solute symporter family protein, whose product MIYVFFAVFTIFFVGGTLIAFLSRKYIGAGLREFFVGGYRVGGFLAAMTYAATTYSAFMMVGLAGLTFATGVASLGFELVYLASTVLILSTFGVYLWSEARRRGWVSPTDMITDFYGSRAIGVAIAILYLFALVPYTSAQLKGIGEIFNSIGISYGVGVVIGAIAIALWTFVAGLWSVATTDAYQGIWMIFASIAFFVWIYQYLLPSSGVDMSKFVDLLTKDKNLLSFTWSFQMFIGMTIPWIFFALTNPQVVQRIYIPRDEKAYRRMVRYFAFYGFLYTILCVSLGLAYRAYLESVGLANKFIANRDAVAPYIISLSHPVLASIVYTSIMAAAISTADSIVLSVASSVVRDLYEKNVEKPRESISKAIAFASTATILLLAAVLAIARIGYVVELSVASSAYLLPLAPITLRGILKKNARFWQAAASLLLGEAVAAYATMVYGPAKMLTTPIAFNMPTPVWILVLSTIPLLA is encoded by the coding sequence ATGATATATGTGTTTTTTGCTGTTTTCACAATATTTTTTGTTGGGGGTACTCTAATAGCTTTTTTGAGTAGAAAATATATTGGGGCTGGGTTGAGGGAGTTTTTTGTTGGTGGCTACAGAGTTGGAGGTTTCTTGGCTGCTATGACATATGCTGCAACAACTTATAGTGCTTTTATGATGGTTGGTTTAGCTGGTTTAACATTTGCAACTGGTGTTGCATCTCTTGGTTTTGAGCTTGTTTATCTTGCTTCAACTGTTTTAATATTGTCTACTTTTGGTGTTTATCTGTGGTCTGAGGCTAGGAGAAGGGGGTGGGTAAGTCCAACAGATATGATAACAGATTTTTATGGTTCTAGAGCTATAGGTGTTGCAATAGCGATTCTATACCTCTTTGCACTAGTTCCATACACATCAGCTCAGCTAAAGGGAATTGGAGAAATATTCAATAGCATTGGAATTAGCTATGGGGTGGGTGTTGTGATTGGTGCTATTGCAATAGCTTTGTGGACTTTTGTCGCTGGTTTGTGGAGTGTTGCAACAACTGATGCTTATCAGGGTATTTGGATGATTTTTGCCTCTATAGCATTTTTTGTTTGGATCTATCAATATCTTTTGCCATCAAGTGGTGTTGACATGTCAAAATTCGTTGATTTGCTGACTAAAGACAAAAACCTGTTGTCATTTACCTGGAGTTTTCAAATGTTTATTGGAATGACAATTCCATGGATATTCTTCGCATTGACAAATCCCCAGGTTGTTCAAAGAATTTACATACCAAGAGATGAAAAGGCTTATAGAAGAATGGTTAGATACTTCGCCTTCTACGGATTTCTCTACACAATTCTCTGTGTTTCTCTGGGACTTGCATACAGAGCCTATTTGGAGAGTGTTGGTCTTGCAAACAAGTTTATTGCTAATAGAGATGCTGTAGCACCATACATAATCTCATTGTCTCACCCAGTTCTAGCATCAATTGTTTACACATCTATAATGGCAGCAGCAATTTCAACAGCAGACTCCATAGTGTTGTCTGTTGCAAGTTCTGTTGTTAGAGACTTGTATGAAAAGAATGTTGAAAAACCAAGAGAGTCAATATCAAAAGCAATAGCATTTGCATCAACAGCAACAATACTTCTGCTTGCAGCTGTTTTGGCAATAGCTAGAATAGGTTATGTTGTAGAGCTTTCAGTTGCCTCATCAGCATATCTCCTGCCACTAGCACCAATAACATTGAGAGGTATTCTCAAAAAGAATGCTAGATTCTGGCAAGCAGCAGCATCTTTGCTTCTTGGAGAAGCTGTTGCTGCCTATGCTACAATGGTTTATGGACCAGCAAAAATGCTTACAACACCAATAGCATTCAACATGCCAACACCAGTGTGGATACTGGTTTTATCAACAATACCTCTTCTAGCATAA
- a CDS encoding cystathionine gamma-synthase family protein: MAKLSTDAIHGHEHKDFLGSHIPPIYLGVIYEYIDYELGEAILTDRGNYLRYGREENPTTRALERVVSKLEKTEDSLAFNSGMAAISTLFLWRLKPGDKVVVPMELYSSVFALLNNIASKLNVKVVKVWPSAEAIVEAVDNSTSLVFLEAMTNPTNKVIDIEYLQKHLDLDKVFLVVDNTFTTPVILKPARYGAKAVVHSMTKYFGGHNDVVGGVVATSKNVSLTLWEWRRMLGGILQPFEAYMVLRGLKTLEMRFEKHSRNAKAVAEYLAEHPKVEEVMYPGLEKSPYYSIAKRIFEKPLFGGVLSFRIKGGYQDAVAFLKRLKLIKRCPSLGGTESMAVLPVKAGSQFIEPEHRKMLGITENLIRLSVGLEDAEDIIEDISQALNI, from the coding sequence TTGGCCAAGCTATCCACAGATGCCATTCACGGCCATGAACACAAGGACTTTCTAGGATCTCACATACCACCAATATATCTAGGTGTTATCTATGAGTATATAGATTATGAGCTTGGAGAGGCAATTCTTACTGATAGAGGCAACTACCTTAGGTATGGCAGAGAGGAGAATCCAACTACAAGAGCTCTTGAAAGAGTTGTTTCAAAACTTGAAAAAACTGAAGACTCGCTTGCTTTCAACAGTGGAATGGCTGCTATATCAACACTGTTTCTGTGGAGGCTCAAGCCAGGAGATAAAGTTGTTGTTCCAATGGAGCTTTACAGCTCGGTATTCGCTCTTCTAAACAACATAGCCTCTAAACTCAATGTAAAAGTTGTTAAGGTTTGGCCTTCTGCAGAAGCAATTGTTGAGGCAGTTGATAACTCAACGTCCCTGGTTTTTCTAGAGGCTATGACAAATCCAACAAACAAGGTTATAGATATTGAGTATCTGCAAAAGCATTTGGATTTAGACAAGGTTTTTCTAGTTGTTGACAACACGTTTACCACACCAGTAATTCTAAAGCCTGCTAGATATGGAGCAAAAGCAGTTGTTCACAGCATGACAAAATATTTTGGTGGTCATAATGATGTTGTTGGAGGTGTTGTAGCAACATCTAAAAACGTTTCACTAACTCTTTGGGAGTGGAGAAGAATGCTTGGTGGAATTCTACAACCATTCGAAGCATACATGGTTCTAAGAGGTTTGAAAACACTTGAGATGAGATTTGAAAAGCATAGCAGAAATGCTAAAGCTGTTGCTGAGTATTTGGCTGAGCATCCAAAAGTTGAAGAGGTTATGTACCCCGGTTTGGAGAAAAGCCCATATTACTCAATAGCTAAAAGAATTTTTGAAAAGCCTTTGTTTGGTGGTGTTCTAAGCTTTAGAATAAAGGGTGGTTATCAAGATGCTGTAGCATTTCTAAAGAGACTTAAACTAATCAAGAGATGTCCAAGCCTAGGTGGAACAGAGTCTATGGCTGTTCTACCAGTTAAAGCAGGGTCGCAGTTCATAGAGCCTGAGCATAGAAAGATGCTTGGAATAACCGAGAACCTTATTAGGCTTTCAGTAGGTTTGGAGGATGCTGAGGATATAATAGAGGATATATCGCAAGCACTAAACATTTGA
- a CDS encoding DUF4157 domain-containing protein — MVIACDAALNRIVLFPIILIIVIVASAFLMYYAIQFKEALKPISTYTTTDRYLAIISLAKDVEKGVEAVRNLSFTVKVNFMLINTSWALEHWAPKESGEIPPSVLHKEMIYKLTFLTPLSFSLVSGERSFVGMFLAATAGTTIYINTDYFDPSSSGSRNVLAHELTHVLQFIHFPNIFKEDNTTDASLAKQALIEGDAGWTQHLYCVKTRLCTPSPRMGIDLRNPYIALVSFPYVYGEWFVSYLYNLSGWSIVNKAYSKPPISTSMVMHPERYVNYLVNNIKEFVEPSVSCGCSGSKVYVDRLGEYYVMLVLAQRIGLEKAGAVASGWRGDRAELYKAENSTHVTWILCWNITWASQEFSKQFYTLFVSSLGGVEGYRYEDAVAMEIVSNSKRVFVNVLNGGMWTLVKSIYVEAKQGVENS; from the coding sequence ATGGTTATTGCATGTGATGCTGCTTTGAATAGGATTGTGCTTTTCCCAATAATTCTAATCATTGTAATAGTTGCATCTGCTTTTCTAATGTACTACGCTATACAATTCAAAGAAGCTTTAAAACCTATCTCCACCTATACAACAACTGATCGCTACTTAGCCATAATTTCTCTTGCAAAAGATGTTGAAAAAGGTGTTGAAGCTGTTAGAAACCTTTCCTTTACTGTAAAAGTCAACTTCATGTTAATTAATACTTCATGGGCTTTGGAGCACTGGGCTCCCAAGGAATCTGGTGAAATACCTCCAAGTGTTTTGCACAAGGAGATGATTTATAAACTCACATTTCTAACACCTCTCAGCTTCTCTCTAGTCTCTGGCGAGAGAAGCTTTGTTGGAATGTTTCTTGCTGCTACTGCTGGCACAACAATTTATATAAACACTGATTATTTTGATCCAAGTAGTAGTGGCTCTAGAAATGTTCTTGCACATGAGCTTACACATGTTCTTCAATTCATACACTTTCCAAATATTTTCAAAGAAGATAATACAACTGATGCTTCCTTAGCTAAACAAGCGCTTATAGAAGGTGATGCTGGGTGGACACAACACCTATACTGCGTTAAAACAAGGTTGTGTACACCATCTCCAAGGATGGGCATAGACCTTAGAAATCCGTATATAGCATTGGTTTCTTTTCCATATGTCTATGGAGAGTGGTTCGTATCGTATCTCTACAACTTGAGTGGGTGGAGTATTGTTAACAAAGCTTATTCAAAGCCTCCAATATCAACATCTATGGTTATGCATCCAGAAAGGTATGTGAACTATTTAGTGAATAACATAAAGGAGTTTGTTGAGCCCAGCGTTAGCTGTGGCTGTAGTGGTAGCAAAGTATATGTTGATAGACTTGGGGAATACTATGTAATGCTTGTACTAGCTCAGAGAATAGGTTTGGAGAAAGCTGGTGCTGTAGCATCTGGGTGGAGAGGTGATAGAGCTGAGCTTTACAAAGCTGAAAACTCTACACATGTTACATGGATTCTTTGCTGGAACATTACATGGGCTTCGCAAGAATTTTCAAAGCAGTTCTATACATTATTTGTATCGAGTTTAGGAGGTGTTGAAGGTTACAGGTATGAAGATGCTGTAGCAATGGAAATAGTTAGCAATTCTAAAAGAGTTTTTGTAAATGTTTTGAATGGGGGTATGTGGACACTTGTGAAGTCAATCTATGTCGAGGCAAAACAAGGAGTTGAAAATAGCTAA
- a CDS encoding aldo/keto reductase codes for MVRDVKCFNRIGCISSLGMGTWGIGGGFWTPDYSMDRLWVEVLRTGLQLGMTLIDTAEMYGGGHSEEIVGEAIKGFDRESIFIVSKVWPSNASYENVLKSAKASSKRLNTYIDLYLLHWPSNDVHICETIKAFEKLVDEGVIRFYGLSNFTVRGIEEARSCTKKYDVVAIQNHFSLLHRDDEKDVIPYAQRKGLLYMAYTPLEKGQLAKHSFLAQIGRKYGKTATQVALNWLMCIDNVVPIPKAGTIEHVKENAGALGWRLSKEDWLEISRFFSAR; via the coding sequence ATGGTTAGAGATGTTAAGTGTTTTAATAGAATTGGTTGTATATCCTCACTTGGCATGGGGACTTGGGGTATTGGAGGTGGTTTCTGGACACCTGACTACTCAATGGATAGGCTTTGGGTTGAGGTTTTGAGAACTGGTTTGCAGCTTGGTATGACTCTTATAGATACTGCTGAAATGTATGGTGGTGGCCATTCTGAGGAGATTGTTGGTGAGGCTATAAAGGGTTTTGATAGAGAAAGCATTTTCATTGTTTCAAAGGTTTGGCCTTCTAATGCTTCTTACGAAAATGTTTTGAAATCTGCTAAGGCAAGTTCGAAGAGGCTTAACACATACATTGATCTCTATCTTCTTCACTGGCCAAGCAATGATGTACATATTTGTGAAACAATAAAGGCTTTTGAGAAGCTTGTTGACGAGGGTGTTATAAGGTTTTATGGTCTTTCAAACTTCACTGTTAGAGGAATTGAGGAGGCAAGGTCATGCACAAAGAAATATGATGTTGTAGCAATTCAAAATCATTTCAGCTTGCTTCATAGAGATGATGAAAAAGATGTTATTCCATATGCTCAAAGAAAAGGTCTTTTATACATGGCTTACACACCTCTTGAGAAGGGGCAGCTAGCAAAACATTCCTTCCTAGCCCAAATTGGGAGAAAATATGGGAAAACAGCTACTCAAGTTGCTTTGAATTGGCTTATGTGTATAGATAATGTTGTTCCAATACCAAAGGCAGGCACAATAGAGCATGTAAAGGAGAATGCTGGTGCACTTGGGTGGAGACTGTCGAAGGAGGACTGGCTTGAGATAAGCAGATTTTTCTCAGCTAGGTAA
- a CDS encoding glycoside hydrolase 5 family protein, translated as MVLARLYGLLLTNNEYKFILGVNYWPRKTNIRMWRDWDENAIKEDLELMKSLGIRAVRFFIKNEDFADENANVFPHAVEKLRRFLDLLRKYNIMGFATLIVGHMSGKNWEIPWARPNEIYTSHGIEKSMKFIETIVREFSDHPAATGWILSNELSLVKRAEKREEALAFLRAFSKTVSGIAKRSVVSSGDLPDSYMQETPNVSPYVDYVGPHLYLYDTDPVRHGYRYGAMIELFLNDRQVPVILEEFGFSTYQYSEESQARFINEILYTALANRASGAFIWCFSDFIHESDPPYEWRPLELGFGIVRKDGSLKPAAEVVKRFASELEILEKFRINTIYNRNPTVSVIAPFYLFSDYEFVWYKHAIGFWRAIEPVIMSYILLSSSSIDSSIVYEPLIKRPSVVEDKKMFLMPSTIVALSSTWRRLLELANDGIAIYISLLKGFGEFRALHEAATHLWVELMGVENMLEAGSHGIKYFGSTSIVFVKDFELIKKGEKIDLQIPTPVYTYKVREVDAEVIAVDSNGNPVLFKAVRGKGHVYTLTLPIELIQGVSETMDWSGKIQLLFKAIALDTKIDIIYESSSPEVEVKPFYGDKKGDLVIAINHGDSKKVVISSKKQINNAAKVAGDANLIEFSKDRIVVEMPKKSAIIIHVA; from the coding sequence ATGGTCTTAGCTAGACTCTATGGCCTGCTTCTAACTAATAACGAGTATAAGTTCATACTAGGTGTGAATTACTGGCCTAGGAAAACAAATATTAGAATGTGGAGAGATTGGGATGAAAATGCTATTAAAGAGGATTTAGAGCTTATGAAGAGTCTTGGCATTAGGGCTGTGAGATTCTTTATAAAGAATGAGGATTTTGCTGATGAGAATGCGAATGTGTTTCCACATGCGGTAGAGAAGCTGAGAAGGTTTCTAGATCTTTTGAGAAAATACAATATAATGGGTTTTGCAACTCTTATTGTTGGTCATATGAGTGGAAAGAACTGGGAAATTCCATGGGCAAGACCAAACGAGATCTATACTTCTCATGGAATTGAAAAATCTATGAAGTTTATAGAGACTATTGTTAGAGAGTTTTCAGATCATCCAGCTGCAACTGGCTGGATTTTGAGTAATGAGCTTAGTCTTGTTAAAAGAGCTGAGAAGAGGGAAGAGGCTTTAGCATTTCTAAGAGCATTCTCAAAAACTGTTTCGGGAATAGCTAAAAGATCTGTGGTTTCATCTGGTGACTTGCCTGATAGCTATATGCAGGAAACTCCAAATGTTAGTCCATATGTTGATTATGTTGGGCCTCATCTGTATCTATATGATACTGATCCTGTTAGGCATGGCTATAGATATGGTGCTATGATAGAACTTTTTTTGAATGATCGCCAAGTGCCTGTGATTTTAGAGGAGTTTGGTTTTAGCACATATCAATACTCTGAGGAGAGCCAGGCTAGATTCATAAACGAGATTCTATATACAGCATTAGCAAATAGAGCTTCTGGAGCATTCATATGGTGCTTCTCAGATTTTATACATGAAAGCGATCCACCATATGAGTGGAGACCACTGGAACTAGGCTTTGGAATTGTTAGAAAGGATGGTTCTCTTAAACCAGCTGCAGAAGTTGTTAAGAGGTTTGCAAGTGAGTTGGAGATACTTGAAAAGTTTAGAATAAACACCATCTATAACAGAAATCCAACTGTTTCAGTCATAGCCCCATTTTACTTGTTTAGCGACTATGAATTTGTGTGGTACAAACATGCCATAGGTTTTTGGAGAGCAATAGAACCTGTTATAATGTCATACATACTACTGTCATCGAGTAGCATAGACAGCTCAATAGTGTATGAACCACTTATTAAAAGACCTAGTGTTGTTGAGGATAAGAAAATGTTTCTAATGCCATCCACAATAGTTGCACTTTCTTCAACATGGAGAAGACTCTTAGAACTTGCAAACGATGGTATAGCTATTTACATATCGCTTCTCAAAGGATTTGGAGAATTCAGAGCTTTGCATGAAGCTGCAACACATTTGTGGGTTGAGCTAATGGGAGTTGAAAACATGTTAGAAGCAGGATCTCACGGCATTAAATACTTTGGAAGCACATCAATAGTGTTTGTCAAGGACTTTGAATTGATTAAAAAAGGAGAGAAAATAGATTTGCAAATACCAACACCGGTATACACATATAAAGTTAGGGAGGTGGATGCAGAGGTCATAGCTGTTGATAGCAATGGAAACCCTGTTTTGTTTAAAGCTGTGAGGGGAAAGGGCCATGTGTACACATTGACGCTGCCCATAGAGCTTATTCAAGGAGTTTCAGAAACCATGGACTGGAGCGGCAAAATACAATTGCTTTTCAAGGCAATAGCTCTCGACACTAAAATAGACATTATTTACGAATCTTCATCACCAGAAGTTGAGGTAAAGCCATTTTATGGAGATAAGAAGGGTGATCTTGTTATAGCTATTAATCATGGTGATAGCAAAAAAGTTGTTATTTCAAGCAAGAAGCAGATTAACAATGCTGCTAAGGTTGCTGGAGATGCGAATCTTATTGAGTTTAGCAAAGATAGAATTGTTGTTGAAATGCCAAAGAAATCAGCTATAATTATTCATGTTGCATAA